A single Silvibacterium dinghuense DNA region contains:
- a CDS encoding chitobiase/beta-hexosaminidase C-terminal domain-containing protein, which yields MTDTAVIGNNARPGLNLGQPSASYPYFKNYFAYSNPGFEPMIQQQILQFQSPQSVSSQTSFQWNVNNTQYVSYDANQWAGATFNVVQGSYASGTSDPSLGCTGTVASSTNQSAAGPVFVINSTTNQGSSGCAGSLGVPGQVIIISTNNQMSNVYPTPASVWATGSNGSSFTPTLSGGATLTSETTDLCSTCGQQSLLMTIPSGGSVNLVAATGLNMPSEKTITLNGNYTVSFWAKSNASTPPKVLVTATPRSGSACTQTYSGTTSPAITSQWAQYSFTCNFSESPSEGGPYPFALTILASPVNSTATSLEFDNISFTNNADTNPTVYTDAFVSALQSWCQSSANTTGPACTLRYGPSPDSETMSNWVKPQFEHQPSIETMTAISTAYSTNKTGIYDFLNLCAYVGATPVLIFPITTTTADVQNLVDFLEGPTSTTYGDIRASLGQTTPWLGASGSPFSTIYLEFGNENWNGVFLGHALGYNTSSSTLYEDYQIRAGAVFAAARARQSSEGYSQTATKWVMGFQTASTGDSGAASAAKADVAEINGYTAGSIGSVSTQGCLTSGSTNATCSLYGPTLTEPYSNTHDTNSTSGFDLSVSRLQQETGCGPSGNAQCQVMVYEENTSPFNASTAGPFTQAVSDSFVEAGFQGVVAADQMGENDAAGIINQNEYQALQYYYGESGVNVHMWGSMIDIGGDCSVQNSGLFGGNYCPRPQMLGAQVYNWCKIGPMVQTSWSSNPTYNLPANSNTVNAISNVPVLRSYAFAQGNQRCMVIVNTDVYSPYSVSFSGTNAPGSDVTTYQFAPTSLAESNEVAALGTTSTTEAPMSNTTASGVSVTSGYTLPAHSVTAFKWTVSASETAAATPTFGVAAGTYTSSQSVTIADATSGATIYYTTDGSTPTTSSTKYSGALTVSSSETISAIAVASGYTNSAVATAAYTIETAAAVPTFSIAAGTYTSSQTVTIADATSGAAIYYTTNGSTPTTSSAKYSGAITVSSTETLSAIAVASGYTNSSVATAAYTIESAAATPVFSVAAGTYASSQTVTIADATSGAVIYYTTNGATPTTSSAKYSGALTVNSTETISAIAVASGYTNSSVATAAYTIETPAATPVFSVATGTYTGSQTVTIADATSGAVIYYTTNGATPTISSTKYSGALTVSSTETISAIAVASGYTNSAVAAATYTINAASAATTGAATGATTSGINFGSGFAGSKGVLALNGSTVLNGSKLQLTSSGQYESGTAWYVTKVNVQSFTTDFTFQLLNPVADGFTFAIQNNSTTTVGASAGCLGYGWMTKSVAVKFDLFNDEGEGPDSTGLYKNGAQPIIPAIDMTSSKVNLHSGDTMHAHLVYNGTTLTMTLTDTVTKAVFTTSFTVNIPATVGSNTAYVGFTGGTGYMSATQDILTWTYSN from the coding sequence ATGACGGACACGGCGGTCATCGGCAACAACGCCCGACCCGGTCTGAATCTAGGTCAGCCGTCGGCAAGTTACCCTTACTTCAAGAACTATTTTGCGTATTCGAATCCCGGCTTTGAGCCGATGATCCAGCAGCAGATACTTCAGTTCCAGTCTCCGCAATCCGTCTCCTCGCAGACCAGCTTTCAGTGGAATGTCAACAACACCCAATATGTAAGCTACGACGCAAATCAATGGGCTGGTGCGACATTTAATGTCGTTCAAGGATCGTATGCCAGCGGAACCTCGGACCCATCCCTGGGTTGCACGGGTACGGTAGCGTCAAGCACGAACCAATCGGCCGCGGGTCCGGTCTTCGTCATCAACTCCACGACCAACCAGGGATCAAGCGGATGCGCCGGGAGCCTCGGTGTGCCTGGGCAGGTGATTATTATTTCTACGAATAATCAGATGTCCAACGTGTATCCAACGCCGGCCAGCGTCTGGGCCACCGGCAGTAATGGATCGTCATTCACTCCCACCCTGAGTGGTGGCGCTACGCTGACTTCTGAGACGACGGACCTGTGCTCCACGTGCGGACAGCAGTCTTTGCTGATGACCATTCCATCTGGCGGCAGCGTCAACCTCGTGGCTGCTACCGGTCTGAATATGCCCAGCGAGAAGACCATTACTCTCAATGGCAATTACACGGTATCTTTCTGGGCTAAGTCCAATGCATCTACTCCGCCCAAGGTGTTAGTCACAGCTACACCCCGTTCGGGATCGGCTTGCACCCAGACTTATAGCGGGACAACAAGTCCAGCTATCACTTCGCAGTGGGCGCAGTATAGCTTCACCTGCAATTTCTCGGAGTCGCCAAGCGAGGGAGGACCCTACCCGTTTGCGCTCACGATTTTGGCGAGCCCGGTGAACAGCACGGCGACCAGCCTTGAGTTCGACAATATCAGCTTTACGAATAACGCCGACACGAATCCAACCGTCTACACCGATGCTTTTGTAAGTGCTCTCCAGTCCTGGTGCCAGTCTTCGGCTAACACTACGGGACCGGCCTGCACCTTGCGCTATGGCCCGTCTCCCGATTCCGAGACGATGTCGAACTGGGTAAAGCCGCAGTTTGAGCATCAGCCATCGATCGAAACGATGACGGCTATTTCCACCGCTTACAGCACCAATAAGACCGGTATCTATGACTTCCTGAATCTGTGCGCGTATGTGGGAGCCACGCCGGTTCTGATCTTCCCCATTACAACCACGACCGCGGATGTGCAGAACCTTGTAGATTTTCTCGAAGGTCCAACTTCCACCACCTATGGAGATATCCGCGCCAGTCTCGGCCAGACGACACCCTGGCTTGGAGCTTCCGGCTCACCGTTCTCAACCATCTATCTGGAATTCGGCAACGAGAACTGGAATGGAGTGTTCCTGGGGCATGCCCTTGGTTACAACACTTCTTCGAGCACCTTGTATGAGGATTACCAGATTCGTGCCGGAGCCGTATTTGCCGCAGCCCGTGCCCGCCAGTCGAGTGAGGGATACAGCCAGACTGCAACGAAGTGGGTCATGGGTTTTCAGACGGCATCGACCGGTGACAGCGGAGCGGCCTCTGCAGCAAAGGCGGACGTTGCGGAAATCAATGGTTATACGGCCGGCAGCATTGGCTCGGTCAGCACGCAGGGTTGCCTGACCTCAGGTTCCACCAACGCTACTTGCTCGCTTTATGGTCCTACGCTCACCGAGCCATATTCGAATACACACGATACGAACTCGACGAGCGGCTTCGATCTCTCCGTCTCGCGCTTGCAGCAGGAAACAGGCTGTGGACCGAGCGGCAATGCGCAATGCCAGGTCATGGTCTATGAAGAGAACACCAGCCCGTTCAATGCCAGCACGGCCGGACCATTTACGCAGGCCGTCTCCGATTCCTTTGTCGAAGCCGGATTTCAGGGCGTCGTCGCAGCGGATCAGATGGGCGAAAATGACGCGGCAGGAATCATCAACCAGAATGAATACCAGGCCCTGCAGTACTACTACGGCGAAAGTGGCGTAAACGTACATATGTGGGGATCGATGATCGATATCGGTGGGGACTGCTCGGTTCAGAATAGCGGGCTGTTTGGCGGTAATTACTGCCCACGCCCGCAGATGCTGGGAGCCCAAGTCTATAACTGGTGCAAGATCGGACCGATGGTGCAGACGTCATGGTCCTCGAATCCGACTTATAACCTTCCGGCAAACAGTAACACGGTCAACGCGATTAGTAATGTTCCCGTGCTGCGCAGCTATGCATTTGCGCAGGGGAATCAGCGCTGCATGGTGATTGTGAATACCGATGTTTATAGTCCTTATAGTGTCAGCTTCTCTGGAACAAATGCTCCAGGCAGCGATGTAACGACCTATCAATTTGCTCCAACTTCATTGGCGGAGTCGAATGAGGTCGCTGCTCTTGGTACGACGAGCACAACCGAGGCTCCGATGTCCAACACGACTGCATCCGGTGTGAGCGTTACTTCCGGCTATACGCTGCCTGCGCATAGCGTAACGGCATTCAAGTGGACAGTCTCTGCATCGGAGACTGCGGCGGCCACGCCGACCTTCGGCGTTGCGGCTGGTACCTACACCAGCTCGCAATCGGTCACAATCGCGGATGCGACCTCGGGTGCGACGATCTACTACACCACCGATGGTTCCACTCCGACGACCTCCTCGACGAAGTACTCGGGTGCGCTTACGGTAAGTTCGTCGGAGACGATCTCGGCCATTGCAGTCGCTTCCGGCTATACCAACAGCGCCGTCGCAACAGCGGCCTACACGATTGAGACTGCGGCAGCGGTGCCGACCTTCAGCATTGCGGCTGGCACGTACACGAGTTCGCAGACTGTGACAATTGCGGATGCGACCTCGGGTGCGGCGATCTACTACACCACCAATGGTTCGACGCCGACGACCTCCTCGGCGAAGTACTCGGGCGCGATCACGGTGAGCTCGACAGAAACGCTCTCTGCGATTGCAGTCGCTTCTGGCTATACCAATAGCTCGGTGGCGACGGCCGCGTACACGATCGAATCCGCAGCGGCAACGCCGGTCTTCAGCGTAGCGGCCGGGACGTATGCGAGTTCGCAGACCGTGACAATTGCGGATGCGACCTCGGGGGCGGTGATCTACTACACCACGAACGGTGCAACTCCGACGACCTCCTCGGCGAAGTACTCGGGTGCGCTCACGGTAAACTCGACGGAGACGATCTCTGCGATCGCAGTCGCTTCGGGCTATACCAATAGCTCTGTGGCGACGGCGGCTTACACCATTGAGACTCCTGCGGCGACGCCGGTCTTCAGCGTTGCAACCGGTACGTACACGGGCTCGCAGACGGTAACGATTGCAGATGCGACCTCGGGTGCGGTGATTTACTACACCACGAACGGCGCAACTCCGACGATCTCCTCGACGAAGTACTCGGGTGCGCTCACGGTGAGCTCTACGGAGACGATCTCTGCGATCGCAGTGGCTTCGGGCTATACCAACAGCGCGGTGGCGGCAGCGACGTATACGATCAACGCTGCGTCAGCTGCGACAACAGGAGCGGCCACGGGGGCTACCACTTCCGGTATCAACTTCGGAAGCGGCTTCGCCGGCTCCAAGGGCGTGCTGGCTCTGAATGGCAGCACCGTGCTGAATGGTTCCAAGCTGCAGTTGACGAGTTCGGGTCAATACGAGTCCGGAACGGCCTGGTATGTGACGAAGGTGAATGTGCAGTCCTTTACTACGGACTTCACCTTCCAGCTGCTCAACCCGGTGGCGGATGGATTCACCTTCGCTATCCAGAACAACAGCACGACGACGGTGGGAGCTTCTGCCGGCTGCCTTGGCTATGGCTGGATGACGAAGAGCGTGGCTGTGAAGTTCGATCTGTTCAACGACGAGGGAGAGGGTCCGGATTCCACCGGCCTCTATAAGAATGGCGCGCAGCCGATCATTCCCGCAATTGATATGACTTCCAGCAAGGTCAACCTTCACAGTGGCGACACGATGCACGCGCATCTTGTCTATAACGGCACCACCCTGACGATGACGCTCACGGATACCGTTACGAAGGCTGTCTTCACCACCAGCTTTACTGTGAATATTCCGGCTACCGTCGGAAGCAATACGGCTTATGTCGGATTTACAGGTGGAACAGGCTATATGTCAGCAACTCAGGACATTCTTACCTGGACCTATAGCAACTAA
- a CDS encoding ArnT family glycosyltransferase produces MAEPATTESPLIQPRATPLNRPQPRRLFDRLPAILSSTVVLIAVLLIVGSYSRVSQTWDEPAHIGTGMEWLARGTYTLDLIDPPLPRISTALGPYLLGSRPSPSMAAHRVPGDVNPWAEGNRIINARPNPQRVLLAARLGILPYFLIAAFLTWHMTRRWLGPWPAAIATALFATCPPVLAHAGLATTDMAFVAMFLLALDRLWRALEKPSALHAFFAGAAIALACLSKLSAIPYLALCATAFLVYFFLSTRTIPRIRYWAIASVSLLFTVWAGYHFDIGAIATRDPQTQVHLQHVLSRLGPLRLPASILTNHFPAYAFVESLRTASYMRAHPPQGYLFGHLYNGGLWYFFLVILLVKTPLPFLLLGIPGIVLGIRQLWKAHDGYALVPLAGIVFPVLVATLSHVNLGVRHVLVVYPFLAMLAALSLLKLQSILKRRWAAYSIAALLLGWQLASCLYISPDFLTYLNEPASPYTGYLCTDSDLDWGQDIGRLSVRLKQLNVQHVWIAYSGSADLNREGLPAWDNLQKLEEAHPGQHVTGWVAVSETWARWYPEQYGWLTPQYRVGTAGRTIRIYYIPPSNAETPHAQ; encoded by the coding sequence ATGGCAGAGCCAGCAACAACAGAATCTCCTCTTATCCAGCCGCGCGCCACGCCATTAAACCGGCCCCAGCCACGCCGCTTATTCGATCGTCTTCCTGCCATCCTCTCTTCTACCGTTGTTCTGATCGCAGTGCTGTTGATCGTGGGAAGCTATTCTCGGGTGAGCCAGACCTGGGATGAGCCGGCGCATATCGGCACTGGCATGGAATGGCTCGCGCGTGGCACCTACACGCTGGACCTCATCGACCCTCCGCTTCCTCGCATCTCGACCGCTCTCGGCCCCTACCTGCTCGGCTCGCGACCCAGCCCCTCCATGGCAGCCCATCGTGTCCCTGGAGATGTGAATCCGTGGGCAGAGGGAAACAGAATCATCAACGCCAGGCCCAACCCGCAGAGGGTTTTGCTTGCGGCTCGACTCGGCATTCTGCCGTATTTCCTTATCGCCGCATTTCTCACCTGGCACATGACAAGACGATGGCTGGGACCCTGGCCCGCGGCGATTGCGACAGCGCTCTTTGCAACCTGTCCCCCGGTGCTCGCCCACGCCGGGCTGGCAACGACAGACATGGCGTTCGTCGCGATGTTTCTGCTCGCCCTGGACCGCCTGTGGCGGGCACTCGAAAAGCCATCCGCACTGCATGCATTTTTCGCGGGAGCGGCTATCGCTCTCGCGTGCCTCTCGAAGCTTTCTGCCATTCCCTACCTTGCGCTTTGCGCCACCGCGTTTCTGGTCTACTTCTTCCTGAGCACACGGACCATACCACGGATCCGGTACTGGGCCATTGCGAGCGTCTCCCTCCTGTTCACGGTATGGGCCGGCTATCACTTCGACATTGGAGCCATCGCCACACGCGACCCGCAGACGCAGGTACATCTGCAACATGTGCTCAGCAGGCTTGGACCGCTGCGTCTTCCGGCATCGATCTTAACCAATCACTTCCCCGCGTACGCATTCGTGGAGAGCCTTCGCACCGCTTCGTATATGCGGGCGCATCCTCCGCAGGGCTACCTTTTTGGACACCTTTATAACGGCGGCCTCTGGTACTTCTTTCTGGTAATTCTGCTGGTAAAGACCCCGCTTCCCTTCCTTCTGCTGGGAATCCCCGGGATCGTGCTGGGCATTCGCCAACTCTGGAAGGCGCACGATGGTTATGCGCTGGTTCCATTGGCAGGCATTGTTTTCCCTGTCCTGGTCGCAACGCTCTCTCATGTGAATCTCGGCGTTCGCCATGTGCTGGTGGTCTATCCGTTTCTGGCCATGCTGGCAGCTTTGTCACTTCTCAAGCTCCAGAGCATCCTAAAAAGGCGTTGGGCCGCGTACTCCATCGCAGCCCTGCTTCTCGGCTGGCAACTGGCCAGCTGTTTGTATATCTCACCCGATTTTCTGACCTATCTCAATGAACCGGCATCGCCGTACACCGGCTATCTCTGCACGGACAGCGATCTGGATTGGGGGCAGGATATCGGCCGCCTGAGTGTCAGGCTGAAGCAGCTCAATGTTCAGCACGTCTGGATCGCGTATAGCGGATCGGCTGACCTCAACAGGGAGGGGCTTCCGGCCTGGGATAACCTTCAGAAGCTGGAGGAGGCGCATCCTGGGCAGCATGTCACCGGATGGGTCGCCGTGAGTGAAACCTGGGCCCGCTGGTATCCCGAACAGTATGGATGGCTCACTCCTCAATACCGCGTAGGGACCGCTGGACGCACCATCCGGATCTATTACATCCCTCCGAGCAACGCAGAGACCCCGCATGCACAGTAA
- a CDS encoding glycosyltransferase, translating into MTGESGNDTANYTMVLPVRHFRIDEGTVAVESAFAEHLRMMRTRIGAGARQLVVASPGMSRAAYEAGKQGFAVIDERAEQVAFCMLFADEAALSTAGKLRLLRPVMKTLSGLVKQSICIHSGLSWDVWLPFEFVSIVLGVMAKRRTVFVVDIDYRNSAWMSYRTGDWSLRSYLLCKYVYDVARSLQVWIAARYCSLVLLKGKKMVADFGAGRPNVKAILDASHSERNIIDRESVERKLEELRDPARPLKLIYFGRLIAYKGIDRCLRAVAAARNAGANITLDIIGGGPQADELQALARELHAEGFVAFHGAMQFGQEFFRVLYPFHLLLAAPLREDTPRSALDAMAAGIPYLAFDTYYYRELLESGGGRVVPWPDTDAMARMLIHLASNREEVAQMVEAAIVFAQANTQEIWLERRMEWTLSSVLQNDTVTVG; encoded by the coding sequence ATGACAGGCGAGAGCGGTAACGATACTGCCAACTACACCATGGTGCTGCCGGTGCGGCATTTCCGCATCGATGAGGGGACGGTGGCGGTGGAGAGCGCATTCGCTGAGCACCTCCGGATGATGCGCACGCGCATTGGAGCGGGCGCACGGCAGTTGGTTGTTGCATCACCGGGAATGTCCCGGGCAGCCTACGAAGCAGGGAAGCAAGGCTTTGCGGTCATCGACGAGCGGGCCGAGCAGGTCGCTTTTTGTATGCTGTTCGCGGATGAGGCTGCTCTCTCGACTGCCGGAAAGCTGCGTCTTCTAAGGCCGGTGATGAAAACCCTCTCCGGACTGGTCAAGCAGAGCATCTGCATCCATAGCGGTCTCTCCTGGGATGTGTGGCTTCCTTTCGAGTTTGTGTCGATTGTGCTTGGCGTGATGGCTAAGCGCCGAACGGTATTTGTCGTCGATATCGATTACCGCAATTCGGCCTGGATGAGCTATCGCACCGGAGACTGGTCGCTGCGGAGCTATCTGCTCTGCAAGTATGTCTATGACGTGGCGCGCTCCCTGCAGGTCTGGATCGCAGCGCGGTATTGCTCTCTGGTTCTGCTTAAGGGCAAGAAGATGGTTGCGGATTTCGGTGCGGGAAGGCCGAATGTCAAGGCTATTCTCGATGCCTCTCACAGCGAAAGAAACATCATCGATCGGGAGAGCGTAGAGCGGAAACTGGAGGAGCTTCGCGATCCTGCGCGGCCGTTAAAGCTGATTTATTTTGGACGGCTCATCGCTTACAAGGGGATCGACCGCTGTCTGCGGGCGGTGGCCGCAGCGCGGAATGCAGGCGCGAACATTACGCTGGATATCATCGGTGGAGGCCCGCAGGCTGATGAGCTGCAGGCTCTTGCCCGTGAGCTCCACGCGGAGGGATTTGTTGCCTTTCATGGAGCGATGCAGTTTGGCCAGGAGTTCTTTCGCGTTCTGTATCCTTTCCATCTCCTGCTCGCTGCGCCGCTTCGCGAAGATACGCCGAGAAGCGCGCTGGATGCGATGGCTGCCGGGATTCCTTATCTCGCCTTCGACACGTACTACTATCGCGAACTTCTCGAGAGCGGCGGCGGACGCGTAGTTCCGTGGCCAGACACCGATGCAATGGCCAGGATGCTGATTCATCTTGCATCGAACCGGGAAGAAGTCGCGCAGATGGTCGAAGCCGCGATCGTATTTGCCCAGGCGAACACGCAGGAAATCTGGCTGGAGCGGCGCATGGAATGGACGCTGTCCTCGGTTCTGCAGAATGACACGGTGACTGTCGGATAG
- a CDS encoding beta-1,6-N-acetylglucosaminyltransferase: MAIAYLIVAHKSPDQILRLIRALHEPDAFFIIHIDKRAAEEVYAPLREYAASHPEVLLTPRYRCYWGGFGIARAMIACVNAAVRAQRPFDYAFLLSGQDYPIKNTQQIASFLAQNKGKEFMESFSLAKPNRWTDHGGYFQAMARVSYWTFFLRSRVFHLRVARKFPFGWEPFGGSQWWCLSREALSHIESFLRENPSYLRYFQHVFIPDESIFQSILSNSEFRGRIVNDDLRYIDWENPNPLYPRTMESDDFEKLEASPKLFARKFLPDRSKECLDRIDAQLLGIGRQI, translated from the coding sequence ATGGCAATCGCCTACTTGATCGTCGCCCACAAGAGCCCCGATCAGATTCTTCGCCTCATTCGTGCGCTGCACGAGCCAGACGCTTTTTTTATTATTCACATCGACAAGCGCGCAGCGGAGGAAGTCTATGCACCTTTGCGCGAGTATGCGGCTTCTCATCCCGAGGTGCTTCTGACGCCGCGATACCGCTGCTATTGGGGGGGATTCGGCATCGCCAGGGCCATGATCGCGTGCGTAAACGCAGCCGTGCGGGCGCAACGCCCGTTCGATTATGCCTTTCTGCTTTCCGGCCAGGACTACCCGATCAAAAACACACAGCAGATCGCCTCTTTCCTTGCGCAGAACAAGGGCAAGGAGTTCATGGAGTCCTTTTCGCTGGCGAAGCCCAACCGCTGGACCGACCACGGCGGCTATTTTCAGGCGATGGCCCGCGTTTCTTATTGGACTTTCTTTCTCCGGAGCCGGGTCTTTCATCTCCGCGTGGCCCGTAAATTCCCTTTCGGGTGGGAGCCGTTCGGTGGATCGCAATGGTGGTGCCTGTCCCGCGAAGCACTTTCTCACATCGAATCATTTCTGCGTGAGAATCCCTCGTACCTTCGATACTTTCAGCACGTCTTCATTCCCGACGAGTCGATCTTCCAAAGCATTCTTTCCAACTCGGAATTCCGCGGCAGGATTGTGAATGACGACCTGCGCTACATCGACTGGGAAAACCCCAATCCACTTTATCCAAGAACCATGGAATCCGATGATTTCGAGAAGCTCGAGGCTTCGCCCAAGCTCTTCGCGCGGAAGTTTCTGCCCGATCGCAGCAAAGAGTGCCTGGATCGCATCGATGCGCAGCTTCTCGGCATCGGGCGCCAAATTTAA
- a CDS encoding glycosyltransferase family 4 protein encodes MSTHPGKIRMAYLLSQYPAVSHTFFLKEILGLRQLGFEIETASINAPDRPLSQLPPLEAEEAARTYYVKQFRVQELFFVLFTVTLLHPAIAIRGIRGAMRLGGWDFYQKAYALLYLVEAFLLGSWMRKRGLHHLHVHFGGPVSTVAMLTAEAWGFDYSMTIHGPEEFYDVSSFYLPRKIERAKFVFCISDFCRSQLMKYSEPAHWDKMHVVRLGVDTEEFKPVTHEPNLPLQIICVGRLVPAKGQHILLRAFDVLRAKGHAVHLTLIGDGPDRRSLEHEAAERQLSAHVTFCGALNHNETRERISQTDIFAMASFAEGIPVALMEAMAMSIPCVSTGVAGIPELIQDRANGLLVSPSSVESLAEALESLVVDPDLRANLGAAGRARVIEHYNLTQNAKKLASTFENCLS; translated from the coding sequence ATGTCCACGCATCCGGGAAAGATTCGTATGGCCTACCTGCTCAGCCAATATCCGGCTGTCTCCCATACGTTCTTTCTGAAAGAAATTCTTGGCCTGCGCCAGCTGGGCTTCGAGATCGAAACCGCGTCGATCAATGCACCCGACCGTCCTCTCTCTCAACTACCACCGCTGGAAGCGGAAGAGGCCGCGAGAACCTATTACGTGAAGCAGTTCCGCGTGCAGGAGCTTTTTTTTGTACTGTTCACGGTTACACTTCTTCACCCCGCGATAGCCATTCGCGGCATACGGGGAGCGATGCGGTTAGGCGGATGGGATTTCTACCAAAAAGCTTATGCGCTGCTCTACCTCGTCGAGGCATTTCTCCTCGGGAGCTGGATGCGGAAGCGCGGCCTCCATCACCTTCACGTCCACTTTGGAGGTCCGGTTTCCACGGTTGCGATGCTGACGGCAGAGGCATGGGGATTCGATTACTCCATGACCATCCACGGCCCCGAAGAGTTTTACGATGTGAGCTCGTTTTATCTTCCGCGCAAGATCGAGCGCGCAAAGTTCGTCTTCTGCATCAGCGACTTCTGCCGCAGCCAGCTGATGAAGTACAGCGAGCCTGCGCACTGGGACAAAATGCATGTCGTCCGACTGGGCGTCGACACCGAAGAGTTCAAGCCCGTCACGCATGAACCGAACCTCCCGCTGCAGATTATCTGTGTCGGCCGCCTGGTACCGGCGAAGGGGCAGCATATTCTTCTGCGGGCTTTCGACGTACTGCGCGCCAAAGGACATGCCGTGCATCTCACCCTGATCGGAGACGGCCCCGATCGCCGCAGCCTCGAACACGAAGCAGCCGAGCGCCAACTGTCTGCCCATGTCACCTTCTGCGGAGCTCTGAATCACAATGAGACTCGCGAGCGCATCTCGCAGACCGACATCTTTGCCATGGCCAGCTTTGCGGAAGGCATCCCTGTAGCGCTGATGGAAGCCATGGCGATGAGCATTCCCTGCGTGAGCACGGGAGTGGCCGGCATCCCTGAGCTCATTCAGGATCGTGCGAATGGGCTGCTGGTTTCACCATCCTCGGTAGAGTCCTTAGCAGAGGCATTGGAGTCTCTCGTTGTCGATCCGGACTTGCGAGCGAATCTCGGCGCCGCTGGACGAGCTCGTGTCATTGAGCACTACAATCTGACACAGAACGCGAAGAAGCTGGCATCCACTTTCGAGAACTGCCTCTCCTGA
- a CDS encoding acyltransferase family protein produces MNPERVSVEGKRAAFAETIDSVAFQRERYFPTLDGLRAVSILLVITWHVDQRMWWYLSGYTGVLIFFVLSGFLIHTLLLREEDRSGTVSLKAFYLRRSFRILPLYFTVLAMYGVMLRLPMLARQANAFRAALPYYLTGFNDFAPLAPFNQSWSLGVEEKFYLIWPALGFLVLGAKRKWRLPSMALLAAVPLFVGAHGHLGMFVPYAIIMLGCTLGACLDSARVYGALRRFIGGIGFFLVPAAFLLFHMLLGFYPDRSRILFGYLLIGYTVSTALLLAWCVMGRSLFHRLLGSRWVRYIGQRSYGIYLVHLICLSIMQRLLPPISPLRTRLLFLATAALSLIVAEVLYRWVEHPCIALGRRLQDRWLRNKRPQEIISPALK; encoded by the coding sequence ATGAACCCAGAGCGTGTGAGTGTGGAAGGGAAGAGAGCGGCTTTCGCGGAGACGATCGATTCCGTCGCCTTTCAACGCGAGCGATACTTCCCCACGCTCGATGGCCTGCGCGCCGTCAGTATCCTGTTGGTGATTACCTGGCACGTCGATCAGCGCATGTGGTGGTATCTCAGTGGATATACCGGCGTGCTGATCTTCTTCGTGCTCAGCGGATTTCTCATTCATACGTTGTTGCTGCGTGAAGAGGATCGATCGGGCACGGTATCGCTGAAGGCTTTTTATCTGCGCCGGAGCTTTCGCATTCTGCCGCTGTATTTCACCGTGCTCGCCATGTATGGAGTCATGCTGCGGCTGCCGATGCTGGCGCGGCAGGCGAATGCATTTCGAGCGGCTCTTCCGTACTACCTGACTGGCTTCAATGATTTCGCGCCGCTGGCCCCGTTCAACCAGAGCTGGTCGCTGGGCGTGGAAGAGAAGTTTTACCTCATATGGCCTGCGCTGGGCTTTCTGGTGCTTGGCGCGAAGCGAAAATGGCGGTTGCCATCGATGGCTCTGCTGGCTGCGGTCCCTCTCTTCGTCGGCGCTCACGGGCATCTCGGCATGTTTGTGCCTTATGCCATCATCATGCTCGGCTGTACGCTCGGTGCATGTCTCGATAGTGCAAGAGTGTATGGGGCGCTCCGACGCTTTATCGGCGGCATCGGATTTTTCCTGGTTCCCGCGGCCTTTCTACTGTTCCACATGCTCCTGGGCTTCTATCCCGATCGTTCCCGGATACTTTTTGGCTACCTGCTGATCGGTTATACGGTTTCGACGGCGTTGCTGCTGGCGTGGTGCGTCATGGGACGCTCGTTATTCCATCGCTTGCTTGGGTCGAGATGGGTGCGCTACATCGGCCAGCGATCCTACGGGATCTATCTCGTGCATCTGATCTGTCTCTCGATCATGCAGAGGCTCTTGCCGCCAATCAGCCCGCTGCGCACGAGGCTTTTGTTCCTCGCGACAGCAGCACTTTCGCTCATCGTAGCCGAGGTACTGTATCGATGGGTGGAGCATCCGTGCATCGCGCTGGGCAGGCGTCTGCAGGACCGCTGGCTGCGCAACAAGCGGCCCCAGGAAATTATCTCGCCGGCCTTGAAGTAA